A stretch of DNA from Candidatus Neomarinimicrobiota bacterium:
TAAACAGCTACCCTGCGAAACTAAATCAGGTTTATCTTAATATGATCATAAACGCCGTCCAAGCAATGCCATTAAAGGGCACACTGCGAATAAAAACTAAACTCAAACAAAAAAAAATCCATATCGAATTTACCGATTCCGGAGTCGGTATCCCGGAAGCTGATTTGAATAAAATATTTGATCCCGGTTATACGACTAAAGGCGTGGGAGTGGGGACCGGATTGGGGCTGTCAATTTGCTTTCAGATTATTAAGGAGCATGAGGGCGAGATAACCGTGAGGAGTGAAGTGGGAAAGGGTACGACCTTTAAAATTATCCTGCCGACTAACCTGAAATTTTCCGATTGAGATTTTATTTCCGGTAGTAATAACTGCAATCAGCGCTCCTGTCCGGAAATCATTACCTGTGAGAGCTTCAAAGACAATACCTCCGGCTGCGAAAATTTATTTGCTTCCATCAACAAAAAGTGCATGGCTTCAAAAAACCATGCACCTTAATCCACAGTCAAAGATTTATGATAAATCAATCCATGCTACTCTTGACCGAGAGTCACATTCTCAGCTTGTGGTCCTTTATCTCCGTCGGTGACGGTGAATTCCACTTTCTGGCCTTCTTCAAGGTTCCGGAATCCGTCTCCTGAAATTGCAGAGTAATGGACGAATACATCATCCGCACCTTCCCGCTCAATAAAGCCGAAGCCCTTTCGCGAGTTGAACCATTTTACCGTGCCTGTTTCGCGTTCTGCCATGTTTCTTTTACTCCTTGGTTTTTACTTTTAGATAAAATTATTGTTTTTTAAGTCAAGATATTTAATAGTGGTCAGTACAGGATTTATTCGTCAAAAAATGTGATTGTGTGGCTTTGTGATAGTTCCTATGCGTTGTTACCCATTTGTTCTGCGTTTAATTTGACAGATTCAAACCTAATGTCAAGCTAAAAATAGCTAATTCGATTAAAGTTGATTATCACGATTTTGTTTTATTTGGATAATATTAATTGATAGTTATTCGAAAGGTCATAGATTTTTAAGGAATTATTACGGGAATTACTCTTTAAAATCTTGACATATTGATAGGTTCAGCTGTACATTTTTTCCGTTGATGCTGGTTGCTTCCTGAGAATTTTTTCCGCTGATCGATTACCAGCCTTTAGTGGATGGGAGATATTGTGCGTTCTAAGTTCAAGAAGGAATTCCGTTTTCTAAATACTCCGTACAATCAGAAAATTAACATATCCGTGAATTTGAATTATAATTGTGTTTTACTTTTATGTCATACTCCTTACGGACCGTTTATATGGTAATGAAAAATAAACCTTCCGATACCGCAAATCATTCCATTGACACTATGGCGGAAGCTGTCTTCATAGTTGAGCTGCCAAGCAGAAAAATAAAATATGTGAACAATTCTCTTGAAGTGATTTTCGGATATGAGTATGAGGAGTGCTTAGGAAAGACTACAGAATTATTCTATCCGGGCGTCAAAGATTTTAAATCATTTGGGGTACGACTCAAAAAGGCGATCGAGCAAAATAAGGAAGTGCTTCAAGTAGAGACTCGCTTGAAGAGAAAAAACGGCGAAATTTTCCCCGCCGAAATTGTTGCTTCTTTTATGAAAGAGGAAGGGAAAGTCAATCAGGTTATAAGTATAGTCAGAGATATCAGCAAACGCAAAGCCGCTGAAGAACTGCTTAAGCGAGAGAAATATTATCTTGACCGTCTTCATAATACGATCGGGGAAGCAATTTTCACCGTAAGCATTCCTGATCGGGTGATCCGGCATGTAAATAATTCTGTCGAAAGAATTTTCGGATATAGCCCTAAAGAGTGCCTTGGCAAAAGCACCCAACTCTTCTATCCAACCGAAGAGGAGTTTCTCAATGTAGGGGAGGAGCTCACGGAAAGAATCAAAAGAGGAGATGATTTTCTTCGAACGGTACGCAATCTCAAGAAAAAAAGCGGTGAGATTTTTCCCGCTGAGATATCAACTTCGATCATGAGGATAGGAAATGGTGTAAACCAGGTAATCAGCATAGTCCGCGATCTTACGGTGGGAAAACATGCTCAGGAAGCTCTCCAGGAAAGTGAAGAAAAGTATAAAACATTTTTCCGTGGATCGAATGACGCTATCTACCTAACAAGCACCGACGGTAAATTCGAGGATGTGAATGATTCACTGCTTAATCTGTTTGGTTTCAGCAAGAAAGAGTTAATGTCGATGAACGTCAAGGATCTTTATTTTAACCCGTTGGACAGAAAAAACTTCCGAACTGAAATAGAAGATAAGGGCTCTGTAAAAGACTATAAGTTATCGCTGAAGAAAAAGGACGGGACTGAGATCTTTTGTTTATTGACAAGCAACGTCAGAAGAAATCAAGACGATACGATGATAGGTTATCAGGGTATTATCAGGGATATATCGAGCAAGATAAAGGCGGAGGAAGAGCTTCAAAAATTTTCAAACGCCATTGAACAAGCGTCGGAGATGATATTGATATCCGACAGCGAAGGGAATATCCAATATATCAATCCCGAATTTGAAAGGCTGACCGGTTTCAATAAACAGGACATTCTGGGGAAAACGCCTAGGATCCTTAAATCAGGCAAACATCCTGAAGAATTCTATAAAAAGATGTGGGCTACTATCTTAGCCGGCGATACGTTCAGGGGTTTGATTATAAATAAAAAGAAAAACGGAGATCTCTATTACGAAGAAAAAATCATCTTGCCGCTTAAAGACGCAGATGGCAATATCACTCATTTCGTCTCCAATGGAAGAGATATTACAGAACAAATAAACGCACAGAAAAAGATAGAAGAACAAAGAAAATTTCTCAGGCAGGTTCTGGATATAAACCCAAACATCATCTTTGCCAAAGACAGGGAAGGAAAGTTTACGCTCGCCAATAAGGCGATGGCAGATCTGTTAAATACTACTATCAAAAATATTATCGGAAAAACAAGCAGAGATTTCAATCTGGATGAAGAAGGACAGGCGATGATCCTTCGAGACGACAAGGACGTTTTCGACACTCTCAAGGAAGTAAATAGCCCTGAAAATACTCTGATCGATCCTAAAGGTAATAAACACATTTTCCATACGATCAAACGACCTGTTATAGACGAAAACGGTAAAGCAAGCCATCTCCTGGCTGTCTTGATGGATATTACGGATCAAAAAAAATCCGAAAATGAAAAATTTAATCTTGAAAGAAAGCTCGAAAGAGCGCGTCGAATGGAATCGCTCGGAATCCTTGCCGGTGGAGTTGCGCACGATCTTAATAACATCTTGGGACCGATTCTTGGCTATCCCGATTTAATACTTTCGACTCTTCCCCAAAACAGTCCGATCAGAGGTGACATCGAGATGATTAAAGCATCCGCTGAAAGAGCCTCCGATGTTGTTCAAGATTTGCTGACACTTGCCCGTAGAGGCAAGTATGAAATGAAGGTACTGGATATCAACAAACTAATAACAGAATACGTAAATTCTTCAGTTTTCGACAGCAAAAAATCGAAATATCCGGATGTGAAAGTTAAGTTGTCTCTCAAAGAAAACTTAAGCGCTGTTAGGGGCTCCGAACCGCATTTGGCTAAGGCAATTATGAACCTGACAATAAATGCCTTCGAATCAATGCTCCATGGCGGAACACTCAGCATAAGAACTTATATCAGAACGATACCGAAACAATATTTACTTTTGAACGAAATTCCTGAAGGTGAGTATGTAATCATTGAAGTAGAGGACAGCGGATACGGAATCGCGAATGAGGATTTAACCCGCATATTTGAACCTTTTTATACAAGGAAAGAAATGGGGGCCAGCGGTTCCGGTCTTGGGTTATCTGTAGTCCTGGGGGTAGTGGAAGACCACGGTGGTTATGTCGATGTTTCGACTGAAAAAGGGATTGGAACTAAATTTTCTATCTATTTGCAACCCTCCCCGTTTTTAGAAGAGAATCTTACAACACCTGATAAAAATCTCAGGGGAACTGAAAATATTCTGGTGGTCGACGACGGAAGTGAACAACGCACATTAGCAGAAAGGCTTATCACATCGTTGGGGTATAAAGTTGACAGCGTTGATACTGGCAATGCCGCTATTGAAAAAATAAAAAAGAAAAATTTTGATCTGATCGTACTCGATATGATCATTGAAGATGACTTCGATGGACTCGATACATTCAAAGAGATAATAAAGTTTCGTCCGGACCAGAGAGCAATTATTGTCAGCGGCTACGCCGAAACCGGAAGGGTCAAGGAAGCCCGGAAACTCGGTGTGGGAAAATATATCAGAAAACCTTACTCGCTCGACAAAATCGGCACCGCCATTCGCTACGAACTTGATAGAAAGTAATTAAGTAATTTACGTTTCAACATATCGATTAATATCAAAAGCCCTCCTTTTTAAGTTTCTTTTTGGAATTATTGTTGAATTTAAACAATTGTAAGTGATATGTTTAGATAGATTTAATGTAATGTTTTCAATAATTGAAACCTTACCTATTATAAATCTTACACAGTTTAAGGAAGATTGATGGCTTCATTTGATGAAAAAAGCTCTGCTGAGAAATATGAAGCGAACTTTGCTGATATCAAACCTCCTTTGTCCGAAGCTGCTGCCATAGTTGAGGCGGGTAGATGTCTCTATTGTTACGATGCTCCCTGCACAAATATATGCCCTACCCATATCGATGTGCCCGGATTTATAAAAAAGATCATGACGGGTAATATTTTAGGCTCAGCGAAAACGATACTTACCGAAAATATCCTTGGCGAATCTTGTGGGAGAGCTTGTCCGGTGGAAGTTTTGTGCGAAGGTGCATGTGTAATGAATGATAAAGACGAGCTGCCGATTAAAATTGGACAACTCCAAAGATACGCTACTGAATGGAGGAGAGAAAATAATAAAAATGTGTTCGATATTTCCTCACCCACGGGAAAATCAGTCGGATTGATAGGAGCGGGTCCAGCCAGTCTTTCCTGTGCGTCATATCTGGCGATAAATGGTCATAAAACCACAATTTATGAAGCGGGCGATGTACCCGGAGGTTTGGATGCCCTGGGTGTTGCAGATTATAAACTGAAACTCGATGACGTCTTAAAAGAGGTCGAGATGATCCGCGATCTCGGTGTTGAGATACAACTCGGTGTCAGAGTCGGATCAGACATATCCATCGATGATCTGCTCAATAAACATGATGCTTTGTTCATTGGTATAGGGCTTGGAAAGACTAAATCTTTGGTAATCCCGGGCAGCAACCTCAAAGGTATTCAGGACACTATCAGCTTTGTAAAAGATTACAAATCAAAAAAACCCGGTGAAGTTCAAGTAGGTAATCACGTTGTCGTTGTAGGCGGGGGCAATACGGCAGTTGATGCAGCCACGGCGGCAAAACGACTCGGCGCTGAGAACGTCAGAGTCATTTACAGACGCTCGGAGGCAGAGATGTCGGCATT
This window harbors:
- a CDS encoding NAD(P)-dependent oxidoreductase; amino-acid sequence: MASFDEKSSAEKYEANFADIKPPLSEAAAIVEAGRCLYCYDAPCTNICPTHIDVPGFIKKIMTGNILGSAKTILTENILGESCGRACPVEVLCEGACVMNDKDELPIKIGQLQRYATEWRRENNKNVFDISSPTGKSVGLIGAGPASLSCASYLAINGHKTTIYEAGDVPGGLDALGVADYKLKLDDVLKEVEMIRDLGVEIQLGVRVGSDISIDDLLNKHDALFIGIGLGKTKSLVIPGSNLKGIQDTISFVKDYKSKKPGEVQVGNHVVVVGGGNTAVDAATAAKRLGAENVRVIYRRSEAEMSAFKHEYEHAKADGAVYMWLTNPVEFVGETEIEAVKCVKMKLGDTDDSGRRTPIPIEGSEFTIPADMVLLALGQSADEEFIGLIPGINISNGTISADPLTGKTSNPRIFAGGDVVHGAKEVVDAVQAGKLAANEIDTYLLESST
- a CDS encoding cold shock domain-containing protein, whose translation is MAERETGTVKWFNSRKGFGFIEREGADDVFVHYSAISGDGFRNLEEGQKVEFTVTDGDKGPQAENVTLGQE
- a CDS encoding PAS domain S-box protein, producing MKNKPSDTANHSIDTMAEAVFIVELPSRKIKYVNNSLEVIFGYEYEECLGKTTELFYPGVKDFKSFGVRLKKAIEQNKEVLQVETRLKRKNGEIFPAEIVASFMKEEGKVNQVISIVRDISKRKAAEELLKREKYYLDRLHNTIGEAIFTVSIPDRVIRHVNNSVERIFGYSPKECLGKSTQLFYPTEEEFLNVGEELTERIKRGDDFLRTVRNLKKKSGEIFPAEISTSIMRIGNGVNQVISIVRDLTVGKHAQEALQESEEKYKTFFRGSNDAIYLTSTDGKFEDVNDSLLNLFGFSKKELMSMNVKDLYFNPLDRKNFRTEIEDKGSVKDYKLSLKKKDGTEIFCLLTSNVRRNQDDTMIGYQGIIRDISSKIKAEEELQKFSNAIEQASEMILISDSEGNIQYINPEFERLTGFNKQDILGKTPRILKSGKHPEEFYKKMWATILAGDTFRGLIINKKKNGDLYYEEKIILPLKDADGNITHFVSNGRDITEQINAQKKIEEQRKFLRQVLDINPNIIFAKDREGKFTLANKAMADLLNTTIKNIIGKTSRDFNLDEEGQAMILRDDKDVFDTLKEVNSPENTLIDPKGNKHIFHTIKRPVIDENGKASHLLAVLMDITDQKKSENEKFNLERKLERARRMESLGILAGGVAHDLNNILGPILGYPDLILSTLPQNSPIRGDIEMIKASAERASDVVQDLLTLARRGKYEMKVLDINKLITEYVNSSVFDSKKSKYPDVKVKLSLKENLSAVRGSEPHLAKAIMNLTINAFESMLHGGTLSIRTYIRTIPKQYLLLNEIPEGEYVIIEVEDSGYGIANEDLTRIFEPFYTRKEMGASGSGLGLSVVLGVVEDHGGYVDVSTEKGIGTKFSIYLQPSPFLEENLTTPDKNLRGTENILVVDDGSEQRTLAERLITSLGYKVDSVDTGNAAIEKIKKKNFDLIVLDMIIEDDFDGLDTFKEIIKFRPDQRAIIVSGYAETGRVKEARKLGVGKYIRKPYSLDKIGTAIRYELDRK